One segment of Methylotuvimicrobium sp. KM2 DNA contains the following:
- a CDS encoding DegQ family serine endoprotease, translating to MKIYGLLLLSLLFIQNAAAQLPDFTGMVRDNGKAVVNISTSQKAPENEVTGFPGEPQLPEGIPPELEELFKHFFQGPGGGMIPRETNSLGSGFIISGDGYVLTNHHVVKDADEIIVKLTDRRELVAKLIGSDSRTDVALLKIDAENLPSVAIGSPEKLQVGEWVLAIGSPFGFEQSVTAGIVSAKGRSLPGGNYIPFIQTDVAINPGNSGGPLFNMEGKVVGINSQIYSRTGGFMGLSFAIPMDVVMNVVDQLKTKGSVSRGWLGVQIQDVTRELAESFGMKRPVGALIAKIIAQSPAEAADLQIGDIIVEFNGQKIETSGDLPPLVGMSPINEKSKLTVIRQGDKKVVKVKIGLLPEEDVQQATTKAAPKPDNRLGISVSNLNEEQREQTQVLKNGVLVQNVGKGPAAQVGIQRGDVILRIANNVIRDVADFDRIVKNLPAGQSIAVLIQRRGSPVFLAIKLDK from the coding sequence ATGAAAATTTATGGACTCTTATTATTAAGCTTGTTGTTCATTCAAAACGCTGCAGCGCAACTGCCCGACTTTACCGGGATGGTCCGGGATAACGGCAAAGCCGTGGTCAATATCAGCACCTCCCAAAAAGCCCCGGAGAATGAAGTAACGGGCTTTCCCGGAGAGCCTCAACTACCGGAAGGCATACCTCCGGAACTGGAAGAGTTGTTTAAACATTTCTTCCAAGGGCCGGGAGGCGGCATGATTCCCAGGGAAACCAATTCGTTAGGATCGGGATTTATCATTTCCGGCGACGGTTATGTGCTGACTAACCATCATGTCGTCAAGGACGCCGATGAAATCATCGTTAAACTAACCGACAGACGCGAATTAGTCGCTAAACTGATCGGGTCGGACTCACGAACCGATGTCGCACTGTTAAAAATCGATGCTGAAAATTTACCTTCGGTTGCCATCGGCTCCCCTGAAAAATTGCAGGTCGGCGAATGGGTACTTGCGATCGGTTCGCCATTCGGCTTCGAACAGTCGGTCACCGCCGGCATCGTCAGCGCAAAAGGCCGCAGCCTGCCCGGCGGAAATTATATTCCGTTCATTCAAACCGATGTCGCTATTAATCCGGGCAATTCGGGCGGACCATTATTCAACATGGAAGGCAAAGTGGTCGGCATCAACTCTCAGATTTACAGCCGGACCGGCGGCTTCATGGGACTTTCGTTCGCGATTCCAATGGATGTCGTCATGAACGTCGTCGACCAGCTCAAAACGAAAGGCAGCGTATCGCGCGGCTGGCTAGGCGTGCAAATTCAGGATGTCACCCGAGAATTGGCCGAATCGTTCGGCATGAAACGTCCTGTCGGCGCCTTGATAGCCAAGATTATCGCCCAAAGTCCGGCGGAAGCTGCCGATCTTCAAATAGGCGATATCATTGTCGAGTTCAATGGTCAAAAAATAGAAACATCCGGAGACCTGCCGCCACTAGTAGGCATGAGCCCGATCAATGAAAAATCCAAACTCACCGTTATTCGCCAGGGCGATAAAAAAGTAGTTAAGGTTAAAATCGGACTACTACCGGAAGAGGATGTTCAGCAAGCCACCACGAAAGCCGCACCGAAACCGGACAATCGCCTCGGCATCAGCGTCAGTAACCTGAATGAAGAACAACGCGAACAAACCCAAGTCTTGAAAAACGGCGTGTTAGTTCAGAATGTCGGCAAGGGACCGGCAGCACAAGTCGGGATCCAACGCGGCGACGTAATTTTAAGGATCGCTAATAATGTCATTCGAGATGTGGCTGATTTTGATAGAATAGTCAAAAATCTTCCGGCCGGCCAATCGATTGCTGTATTAATACAGCGGCGGGGCAGCCCGGTCTTTTTGGCCATTAAACTAGATAAATAA
- the lepA gene encoding translation elongation factor 4 — translation MDLKNIRNFSIIAHIDHGKSTLADRFIQLCGGLSNREMAAQVLDSMDIERERGITIKAQSVTLNYQAKDGITYQLNFIDTPGHVDFSYEVSRSLAACEGALLVVDAAQGVEAQSVANCYTAIEQGLEVVPVLNKIDLPSAEPERVMAEIEDVIGIPADNALKISAKTGVGVEDVLEQLVQLVPPPSGDEKGPLQALIIDSWFDSYLGVVSLIRIVNGSIRRKQKITIMSTGKSFLVDKVGVFTPKRLEKDTLNTGEVGYMVASIKDIFGAPVGDTITSTDNPADEPLAGFQKVQPRVFAGLYPVSSDDYEDLREALNKLQLNDASLQFEPETSQALGFGFRCGFLGMLHMEIIQERLEREYDIDLITTAPTVVYEVTTHNGEVLMVDNPAKLPDIGTISSIKEPIIRANILVPQDYLGNVINLCIEKRGIQKDMQYAGRQVSLNYELPLSEVVLDFFDRLKSASRGFASFDYEFLRFQEASLIKLDILINGEKVDALSIIVHRDISQNRGRDLVEKMKDLIPRQMYEVAIQAAIGSKIIARSTVKAMRKNVTAKCYGGDITRKKKLLEKQKAGKKRMKQVGKIEIPQDAFLAVLQVNKD, via the coding sequence GTGGATTTAAAAAACATAAGAAACTTTTCCATCATCGCGCATATTGACCATGGCAAATCGACACTGGCCGACCGCTTCATTCAACTATGCGGCGGCTTGAGCAACCGGGAAATGGCGGCTCAAGTCCTCGATTCGATGGATATCGAGAGGGAACGCGGTATTACGATTAAGGCGCAAAGCGTCACCTTGAATTACCAAGCCAAGGACGGCATTACCTATCAACTGAACTTCATCGACACTCCGGGACATGTCGACTTTTCTTACGAGGTCTCAAGGTCCCTAGCCGCCTGCGAAGGTGCATTATTGGTCGTTGACGCTGCTCAAGGCGTCGAAGCGCAAAGTGTCGCGAATTGCTATACCGCGATCGAACAAGGTCTGGAAGTTGTCCCAGTATTGAATAAAATCGATCTTCCGTCCGCCGAACCCGAACGAGTAATGGCCGAAATCGAAGACGTTATCGGTATTCCCGCCGATAACGCCCTCAAAATTAGCGCTAAAACCGGCGTCGGCGTCGAGGACGTGCTGGAGCAATTAGTTCAATTAGTCCCGCCGCCTTCCGGCGACGAAAAAGGACCGTTGCAAGCACTGATCATCGACTCTTGGTTCGATAGCTATCTGGGCGTAGTGTCGCTGATTCGGATCGTCAACGGCAGCATCCGACGCAAACAAAAAATCACCATCATGTCGACCGGCAAGTCGTTTCTTGTCGACAAAGTCGGCGTGTTTACACCGAAGCGACTGGAAAAAGACACCCTTAATACCGGCGAAGTCGGCTATATGGTCGCTTCGATCAAAGATATTTTCGGCGCGCCGGTCGGCGATACGATCACTTCGACCGACAACCCGGCCGATGAGCCATTAGCCGGATTCCAAAAAGTCCAGCCGCGCGTATTCGCCGGCTTATACCCGGTATCTTCGGACGACTATGAAGACCTGCGAGAAGCGCTGAACAAATTACAATTAAACGACGCATCGCTGCAATTCGAACCTGAAACTTCGCAAGCCCTGGGCTTCGGTTTCCGCTGCGGCTTTCTCGGCATGCTGCACATGGAAATCATTCAAGAACGACTCGAGCGCGAATACGATATTGACCTGATCACCACGGCACCAACCGTTGTCTACGAAGTGACCACCCACAACGGGGAAGTCTTAATGGTGGACAACCCGGCTAAATTGCCCGATATCGGCACGATCTCATCGATTAAGGAACCGATTATCCGCGCCAATATTTTAGTTCCTCAAGATTATTTGGGTAACGTTATCAATCTATGTATCGAAAAACGCGGCATTCAAAAAGACATGCAATACGCCGGACGACAAGTCTCATTGAATTATGAATTGCCGTTGAGCGAAGTCGTGCTGGATTTTTTCGACCGTTTGAAGTCGGCCAGTCGCGGCTTTGCTTCATTCGATTACGAGTTCCTGCGTTTTCAAGAGGCTTCGCTGATCAAACTGGATATCCTGATCAACGGCGAAAAAGTCGACGCTCTGTCGATCATCGTTCATCGAGACATCAGCCAAAACCGCGGACGCGATTTGGTTGAAAAAATGAAGGACCTGATTCCTCGTCAGATGTATGAAGTTGCTATTCAAGCCGCGATCGGTTCAAAAATCATTGCCCGATCGACAGTTAAAGCGATGCGTAAAAACGTGACTGCTAAATGTTACGGGGGAGACATCACTCGTAAGAAAAAACTCCTGGAAAAACAAAAGGCCGGTAAAAAACGCATGAAACAAGTCGGCAAGATAGAAATTCCGCAAGACGCTTTTCTTGCAGTACTTCAGGTCAACAAAGACTAA